In a single window of the Blastopirellula retiformator genome:
- a CDS encoding aminotransferase class V-fold PLP-dependent enzyme: MPDFLLDPDVIFLNHGSFGACPRAVFDEYVRWQRELERQPVRFLQRELPPLLADARQLVGEYLGARSHEIVFVPNPTFAANTIARSLALGPGDEVLLTDHEYGACQFAFDFAAKQKGFRVVQQPITLPVESNEAIVEQFWQGVTPNTKLIFISQITSPTALTLPVAQICQRARDAGILTMVDGAHAPGQIDVNLTEIGADFYTATCHKWMCAPKGSGIFYVREDRQAMIDPLIVGWGWGPNKTFHRENEFIEHHEWLGTYDPAAYLAVPAAIAWQREQVTPEVRQRSQDLVRQAVELASQIEGIERVHPDEFFRQMGLIDVTARCTDTDALKSRLHDEFRIEIPVIRWQDRVFIRVSAHAYTKRKDIEALVQAIQVI; encoded by the coding sequence ATGCCTGACTTTCTGCTCGATCCTGACGTCATCTTTCTCAACCATGGCTCGTTTGGCGCTTGCCCGCGAGCCGTGTTCGACGAGTACGTCCGTTGGCAACGGGAACTAGAGCGACAGCCAGTTCGTTTCTTGCAGCGAGAGCTTCCGCCCCTGTTGGCTGACGCGCGACAGTTAGTTGGGGAATATCTTGGCGCACGATCGCACGAGATCGTCTTCGTCCCCAATCCAACCTTCGCCGCCAACACGATCGCCCGCTCGCTTGCTTTGGGACCGGGCGATGAGGTCCTGCTGACCGACCATGAATATGGCGCGTGTCAATTTGCGTTTGACTTCGCCGCGAAGCAAAAAGGGTTCCGCGTCGTCCAACAGCCGATCACGCTGCCGGTCGAATCGAACGAAGCGATCGTCGAACAGTTCTGGCAGGGAGTCACCCCCAACACCAAGCTGATCTTCATCAGTCAGATCACCTCGCCCACAGCGCTGACTTTGCCGGTCGCCCAAATCTGCCAGCGAGCCCGGGATGCGGGAATCTTGACGATGGTCGATGGCGCCCACGCACCGGGCCAGATCGACGTCAATTTGACCGAGATCGGCGCCGACTTCTACACGGCGACCTGCCACAAATGGATGTGCGCCCCCAAAGGCTCTGGCATCTTCTACGTCCGTGAAGATCGCCAGGCGATGATCGATCCGCTGATCGTCGGCTGGGGCTGGGGCCCCAACAAAACGTTCCATCGCGAGAACGAGTTCATCGAACATCATGAGTGGCTGGGCACCTACGACCCGGCCGCGTACCTGGCCGTTCCGGCGGCGATCGCCTGGCAACGAGAACAAGTCACGCCGGAGGTTCGTCAGCGGTCGCAAGACTTGGTGCGCCAGGCGGTCGAACTGGCGTCGCAAATTGAGGGGATTGAGCGAGTGCATCCTGACGAGTTCTTCCGTCAGATGGGGCTGATCGACGTCACGGCACGCTGCACAGATACCGACGCGCTGAAGTCGCGGCTGCACGACGAATTTCGAATCGAGATCCCAGTGATTCGCTGGCAGGATCGCGTCTTCATCCGAGTATCGGCGCATGCGTATACGAAGCGAAAGGATATCGAAGCGCTGGTGCAAGCGATCCAAGTGATCTAG
- a CDS encoding protein kinase domain-containing protein, which translates to MSNKPPPLYSSPTLVDPGSRSPDLISPPDDGRGTNSALPAPEWKDLIEVSDATLSSANDGSDSKQRLVDAIRQEFAEQWGIGRRPDIAEYLGRVDGETRKRLLVALLKIDVQHRRQVSEPPRYDSLAVRYPELQADVSLALFNLLDQTIAPQNAAANEANETLPADSNYERELASQPLLASGTQFGRYELLNVIARGGMGVVFRARQIDANRIVALKMILSGQLAGQEEIQRFKTEAEAAARLDHPNIVPIFDVGQQMGHHFFTMAFIPGESLFQRMRSSTLSTRGAADIIRTLASAIQYAHSKGIIHRDLKPANILIDEDGNPRITDFGLSKVLDGRSELTGTGQLLGTPAYMSPEQASGNMSQVGPLSDVYSLGAILYELIAARVPFSGENVVSLLSQICTQEPPSLRSISRLADTDIETICMKCLDKSPERRYASAGELADDLGRYLRGEPILARRLTRGQRIARWCKRRPLIATLSAGLAASLLIFGTSTLYFAATTRQQGTLVAAEREQATEMLDVARLAVNEMAEQAKLLADVPRAETRRQELLAKATEFYTRFVQQRPNDSGLRHQTAVLHQSMGNLFRQLGEFDSAEEAFATSIELLTDLQTEEPTAPKHRRQLAESYIWLSVLLNPRDIDGALEAVNKAVAIQEANTSTAGNEETDQYGLARALYNRGMLLDEYGESPAAEQDYQAAIEKLRRLVEDETAVDHDKLRLDLGRTLNNYGNLLKKTERLEEARDRIGEAVTLHAGGDLSPEEQEDLAIFQNNLSNTLASLGDLPAAVMANENAVELLESLVIQFPRYVHLKSELANTLNSRGALAGRQRELDQAADYFKRSETILAQLSDEYPDHAGYGLRLGNSKYNRALVFHIQKKPAEVQSLLDEALPLHIKAFVTNTQNDEFAQSLRNDFVLAVKSNQASGDVASMMTMIEAYLQAFPDDPAARLQAAKWLASGALLLQERESSSPNAQDALSADALRENAVAQLRKAWELGDPLDSLQVGETLAEAFLPLQDQAEFQQLLAERSTVDD; encoded by the coding sequence TTGTCGAATAAACCTCCCCCACTTTATTCGTCGCCGACTCTGGTCGATCCGGGAAGTCGTTCTCCTGATTTGATTTCGCCGCCTGATGATGGGCGCGGAACCAATTCGGCGCTTCCGGCGCCGGAGTGGAAGGACTTGATTGAAGTGAGCGACGCGACCCTCTCCTCCGCCAACGATGGTTCTGATTCAAAACAACGGTTGGTCGACGCCATCCGCCAAGAGTTTGCGGAACAGTGGGGCATTGGTCGGCGACCTGACATCGCGGAGTATCTTGGACGGGTCGATGGAGAGACGCGCAAGCGACTGCTGGTAGCGCTCCTGAAAATTGACGTCCAACATCGCCGCCAAGTGAGCGAGCCGCCGCGGTACGACTCGCTGGCCGTCCGCTATCCGGAACTTCAGGCCGACGTCAGTCTGGCGCTGTTTAACTTGCTCGATCAAACTATCGCCCCGCAAAACGCTGCAGCGAACGAAGCTAACGAGACGCTGCCGGCCGACTCCAATTACGAACGCGAGCTGGCCAGTCAGCCGCTGTTGGCGAGCGGCACCCAGTTCGGTCGCTATGAGCTGCTGAACGTGATTGCCCGCGGCGGAATGGGGGTGGTGTTTCGGGCTCGCCAGATCGACGCCAACCGGATCGTGGCGCTCAAGATGATTCTCAGCGGTCAACTGGCGGGGCAAGAGGAGATTCAGCGTTTCAAGACCGAGGCGGAAGCGGCCGCTCGGCTCGATCATCCCAACATCGTGCCGATCTTCGATGTCGGGCAGCAAATGGGCCATCACTTTTTTACGATGGCCTTCATCCCGGGCGAGAGTCTGTTCCAACGGATGCGGAGTTCGACGCTCAGCACCCGCGGGGCGGCCGACATTATTCGCACGCTCGCCTCCGCGATCCAGTACGCGCATAGCAAAGGGATCATTCATCGCGATCTTAAGCCTGCCAACATTCTGATCGATGAAGATGGCAATCCCCGCATCACCGACTTCGGCCTTTCGAAGGTGCTCGATGGTCGATCGGAATTGACCGGAACGGGGCAGCTGCTGGGTACGCCTGCCTACATGTCGCCCGAGCAAGCGTCCGGCAACATGTCGCAGGTTGGTCCATTGTCAGACGTCTATTCGCTGGGGGCGATCTTGTATGAGCTGATCGCGGCCCGCGTTCCGTTCAGCGGTGAGAACGTCGTTAGCCTGCTGTCGCAGATCTGCACGCAAGAACCGCCATCGCTCCGTTCGATCTCGCGCTTGGCCGACACCGATATCGAAACGATCTGCATGAAGTGCCTCGACAAAAGTCCCGAGCGTCGCTACGCATCGGCCGGAGAACTGGCCGATGATCTGGGGCGGTATCTGCGGGGCGAGCCAATTCTCGCCCGGCGTTTGACGCGAGGGCAACGGATCGCCCGGTGGTGCAAACGTCGCCCGCTGATCGCGACCCTGTCGGCCGGACTCGCCGCGTCGCTGTTGATTTTTGGAACGTCGACGCTCTACTTCGCCGCCACCACACGGCAGCAAGGGACGCTGGTCGCCGCCGAACGCGAACAGGCGACCGAGATGCTGGACGTCGCCCGGTTGGCGGTCAACGAAATGGCGGAGCAGGCGAAGTTGCTGGCCGACGTGCCCCGGGCCGAAACGCGACGGCAAGAGCTGCTCGCCAAAGCGACCGAATTTTATACGCGGTTTGTGCAACAGCGGCCGAACGACAGCGGGCTACGTCATCAAACGGCGGTATTGCATCAATCGATGGGCAACCTCTTTCGCCAACTGGGCGAGTTCGATTCCGCCGAAGAGGCCTTTGCGACCTCTATTGAGTTGTTGACCGATCTGCAGACGGAAGAGCCGACCGCCCCGAAGCATCGCCGCCAACTTGCCGAAAGCTACATCTGGTTGTCGGTCCTGCTCAATCCGCGGGACATCGACGGAGCGCTCGAGGCGGTCAACAAGGCGGTTGCGATTCAAGAGGCGAATACGTCGACCGCGGGCAACGAAGAGACCGACCAGTATGGTTTGGCCCGCGCGCTCTACAACCGCGGTATGTTGCTCGACGAATATGGAGAATCGCCCGCCGCCGAGCAAGACTACCAGGCGGCGATTGAAAAACTGCGGCGCCTCGTTGAGGACGAAACGGCGGTCGACCACGACAAGCTACGACTCGATCTTGGCCGGACGCTGAACAACTACGGCAATCTGTTGAAAAAGACCGAGCGACTGGAAGAGGCACGCGACCGGATTGGCGAAGCGGTAACGCTGCATGCCGGCGGTGATCTGAGCCCCGAAGAGCAGGAAGACCTGGCGATCTTCCAGAACAATCTCTCCAACACGTTGGCCTCATTGGGAGATTTGCCGGCCGCCGTTATGGCGAACGAGAACGCGGTTGAACTGCTGGAGAGTCTCGTCATTCAGTTCCCTCGGTATGTACATCTCAAGAGCGAGCTTGCCAACACTTTGAACAGCCGAGGAGCGCTCGCCGGACGGCAGCGGGAACTCGATCAGGCGGCCGACTACTTCAAGCGATCTGAGACGATCCTGGCGCAGCTGTCGGACGAGTACCCCGATCACGCCGGATATGGGCTGCGGCTCGGTAATTCTAAGTACAACCGCGCCTTGGTGTTTCATATCCAGAAGAAGCCGGCGGAAGTTCAGTCGCTGTTAGATGAGGCGCTGCCGCTGCATATCAAGGCCTTTGTGACCAATACCCAGAACGACGAGTTCGCGCAGAGCTTGCGTAACGACTTCGTGCTGGCCGTCAAATCGAACCAGGCCAGCGGCGACGTCGCGTCAATGATGACGATGATCGAAGCCTATCTTCAGGCGTTCCCTGATGATCCGGCGGCGCGACTGCAGGCCGCAAAGTGGCTGGCCAGCGGCGCTTTGCTGCTGCAAGAGCGAGAGTCGTCATCGCCGAACGCGCAAGATGCGCTCTCTGCCGATGCACTGCGAGAAAACGCCGTCGCCCAGCTAAGAAAGGCGTGGGAACTAGGCGACCCGCTCGATTCGCTGCAGGTGGGAGAGACGCTCGCCGAGGCGTTCCTGCCGCTGCAAGATCAAGCAGAATTCCAGCAACTGCTGGCCGAGCGATCGACCGTGGATGACTAG
- a CDS encoding class I SAM-dependent methyltransferase has protein sequence MDAISDGHYYRKQLDCKSGIIAWSHRSRFRVGLDLVGSSVPKLLDYGCGDGTFLGMASNQIEEGAGADIAVEQIVDCRKRLASIPNLSFYEISDLAEERHAGAYSVVTCMETLEHCPAPSVEIVLSDLARLVAPTGKVIISVPIEIGPTFVLKSAVRRMAAWRGLSDYRHYEKYAFRDSLRMIFANKSTEFDRPVYGTSHSHYGFNWRAMRQIVRNHLKIERTLFSPIGFLGGWFSSQAWFVCRPRNQNATP, from the coding sequence GTGGACGCCATTTCCGATGGTCACTACTACCGTAAGCAACTCGATTGCAAGAGCGGGATTATCGCGTGGAGTCATCGGTCCCGATTTCGCGTAGGGCTAGATCTTGTTGGGTCGTCGGTTCCCAAGTTGCTCGACTACGGTTGCGGCGACGGAACGTTTCTGGGGATGGCCTCCAACCAAATCGAAGAAGGAGCCGGCGCGGATATCGCGGTCGAGCAAATCGTCGACTGCCGAAAACGACTGGCGTCGATTCCTAACCTCTCGTTTTATGAAATCAGCGATCTCGCCGAAGAGCGTCACGCGGGCGCCTACTCGGTCGTGACCTGTATGGAAACGCTGGAGCATTGCCCGGCGCCGAGCGTCGAAATCGTGCTGAGCGATTTGGCTCGCCTGGTCGCTCCGACGGGCAAGGTGATCATTAGCGTTCCGATCGAGATCGGGCCGACGTTTGTGCTTAAGTCGGCGGTTCGGCGAATGGCGGCTTGGCGGGGCCTGAGCGACTATCGCCACTACGAGAAGTACGCGTTTCGCGATTCGCTACGAATGATCTTCGCCAATAAGTCGACTGAGTTCGATCGTCCGGTCTACGGTACGTCGCATTCGCACTATGGGTTCAACTGGCGGGCGATGCGGCAGATAGTTCGCAACCACTTGAAAATCGAACGGACTCTCTTCTCCCCCATCGGATTCTTAGGAGGTTGGTTCAGCAGCCAAGCCTGGTTTGTGTGCCGTCCGCGGAATCAGAACGCGACGCCGTAG
- a CDS encoding sulfatase family protein translates to MKRQILATVVGLLACAGSPAFAVEQRPNVIVIVTDDQGFSDAGFQGCREIPTPHIDALAQSGVIFDAGYVTHPYCSPSRAGLLSGRYQQRFGHECNPNGKEIDDLASTRPEKAKQLADMIKKWDAENIAPIWLDPHGPNVRKEEAARTQAVNAASQGEKK, encoded by the coding sequence ATGAAACGTCAAATTCTCGCGACCGTGGTCGGTCTGTTGGCCTGCGCCGGTTCCCCCGCCTTTGCGGTCGAGCAGCGTCCCAACGTCATCGTCATCGTCACCGACGATCAGGGCTTCAGCGACGCCGGCTTTCAGGGATGTCGCGAGATACCGACGCCTCATATCGATGCGCTCGCGCAATCAGGTGTGATCTTTGACGCCGGCTACGTGACTCATCCCTACTGCAGTCCCAGCCGGGCTGGTTTGCTTTCGGGACGCTACCAACAGCGATTCGGCCACGAGTGCAATCCTAACGGCAAAGAGATCGACGACCTTGCTAGCACCCGCCCCGAAAAAGCGAAACAGCTGGCCGACATGATCAAGAAATGGGATGCGGAAAACATCGCTCCCATCTGGCTCGACCCGCATGGCCCGAATGTCCGCAAGGAAGAAGCGGCCCGCACGCAGGCTGTTAATGCGGCGAGCCAAGGGGAGAAGAAGTAG
- a CDS encoding radical SAM protein: MHAKFGLTLVVNHACNLRCSYCYTGAKIKRPMSAGVGRQGIDRALCSIRRDGAIELAFFGGEPLIEAELILDLVQYARVATEERGVQLSLSMTTNGTIDSPAAWQVMTLPDLHLAISHDGLPNVHDAKRLTVDGTPSSQRVETMMARLRDVGKEFNVVMVVEPSNVDSLSAGMQHLYSLGVRQFDPSLNLWTTWNQADGERLQTAIAGAADFWASRLPDISVSWFDEKVVRASGVPISDTARCGFGHAEIAVAPAGNLYPCERLVGADEPDNPMRLSGDVHSGDDFLDRPSLPGMQIAECTPCVLQSICNTKICRCSNYIRTGDVNRPDRLLCLLDQASSRETNRVLQTHVLTTS, encoded by the coding sequence ATGCACGCAAAATTCGGCCTAACGCTGGTCGTCAATCACGCGTGCAACCTTCGTTGCTCGTACTGTTATACCGGCGCAAAAATCAAACGCCCGATGTCGGCGGGCGTCGGACGACAGGGGATCGACCGAGCCCTGTGTTCGATCCGCCGGGACGGAGCGATCGAACTCGCCTTCTTCGGGGGCGAGCCGTTGATCGAAGCGGAGCTGATCCTCGATCTGGTGCAATATGCTCGCGTGGCGACCGAAGAGCGGGGCGTGCAACTATCGCTCAGCATGACGACCAACGGAACGATCGACTCGCCGGCCGCTTGGCAGGTAATGACGCTGCCCGATCTGCATTTAGCGATCAGCCACGATGGTTTGCCGAACGTGCATGACGCCAAGCGTCTGACGGTCGATGGAACGCCTAGTTCGCAGCGCGTCGAAACAATGATGGCGCGACTGCGTGACGTGGGCAAAGAATTCAACGTCGTCATGGTGGTGGAGCCAAGCAACGTCGATTCGCTCTCCGCCGGTATGCAGCACCTTTATTCGCTCGGCGTCCGCCAATTCGATCCGTCGCTCAATCTGTGGACGACCTGGAATCAAGCCGATGGCGAGCGTTTGCAAACCGCGATTGCCGGCGCCGCTGACTTTTGGGCGTCGCGACTTCCCGACATCAGCGTCAGTTGGTTCGACGAAAAAGTAGTGCGGGCCTCCGGCGTGCCGATTTCCGACACAGCCCGCTGCGGATTTGGCCATGCCGAGATCGCGGTCGCTCCGGCGGGCAACCTTTATCCCTGCGAGCGTCTCGTTGGCGCCGATGAGCCTGACAATCCGATGCGGCTCTCCGGCGATGTTCACAGCGGCGACGATTTCCTCGACCGCCCTTCCCTACCGGGTATGCAGATCGCCGAGTGTACCCCCTGCGTCTTGCAATCAATTTGCAACACCAAGATCTGCCGCTGCAGCAACTACATTCGAACCGGTGACGTTAATCGCCCGGATCGCTTGCTCTGCCTGTTAGATCAGGCCTCTAGTCGCGAAACAAACCGCGTCCTACAGACGCATGTACTCACCACTTCGTAA